AAAAGCGGTACTACTACTCAAATCAAACACGGAAAACTACTTAGTGAGTTTGGCCATTTGGAAATCGATACTGTTATAGAAGAAAAGACTAAGACTAACACAGATTGTGTCCCTCTAACAATTGTAGAGTGACAAATACGTCACGCACTCGTGCGAAAAATAACATCAAAAACTAAGGATGCTATTATGAATGAATTAAATAATATACGTAGTTTCTTTGGTGAACGTTTTGATCAAGTTGGATATAATGGTTTTGAGTCTGCTGATTTAGCAAAACTAGAAACTGAAACTTCAACTTTAGTTTACAGCTAACATGCATATTCATCCTTTGAACTTGGTACAAATGAGCCACATAATGGTCTCATTCCAAGATTCATTTCATAGGGTAAACGTATACAGAATTATAATCTAGATGATATAGCTTTTATCGAAGAGTAAATGATTACACTTTCTCGTAAAATTCTACACTATAAGATTCCAGAAGAGCCTATTGAAGAACAACTTAAATATGCAGCATAAGTGATTTGAAAATAAGTGTATATCTATAAATTAGTTCAGCTTGTTATCGCAATTTGCGATTATATAATTATTAACAAGTTTATTATTTTTCTAATTTGATAAAGTCCCTAATTCTTCTTCTAGTATACGGCTAAACTTAGTCATAGTTGATATCATATCTGCAAGCTCTTCTTTTCCCATTCGTTCTGCGATTCTCTTAGTTAATTCCCTGTAGGGCTCTGTTTCATCTCTTAGAACAACTTGCCCTATATCCGTAAGCATTAAATAAGCAATACGATGATCGTTTGTATCCACTTTACGAGTAATGTAACCTTTTTTTTCTAATACAGTAAGCATCCTTGACGTTGCAGGTTTCTTTGTTCCAAAAAAGTCATTTAACTTAGTCGGGGTCAACCTACTCTCCTGATTACCCTCAATCATCTTACCAATAGCACATAACATGGTATACTCACCAAATGTGATGTTTTTAAAGAGTTTAATTTGACAGGTTAACGTACGTAGGCGATTCATAATATATTTTAAATCATTCAGGTCTGATTGCATGATTATATGTTCACTTTCCTTTAATACTATACTTATTGCATATAAATTTACTATAATCCTGCAAATTATTTTTGTCAAGATACTATAAATAAAACAAAAGTGTTCTTCCCACACTCCAGTGAGCAAATCTTTTATAGCACATCTTTTGTTCTAATCAGGACCACCGGCTTATCCGGTGGTTTGCTCTGCCTCTATAAGGGGCTCTTACCTGCTTGCGCCCGGAAGGCCCCTGAAGGATTTGCCAACCGCTCTTACTCCTGCAAGCTCCTTGAGCCTTTCATGATAGCTTTATTTACCAGCCTCCCTTCCAGGGATTACTTTTTGCTTCTTTGTACCGGCTCACCCGTGAACGGGTCAATATACTCATTCAGTATGAGTTGATCGGCTTCTAGGTCATCTTTTAACTGATTTGCAATATATTCTTGAATCTTTTTTGTATTTTTTCCAACAGTATCAACATAATAGCCTCTACACCAAAAGTGTCGATTTCCATACTTATATTTTAAATTCGCATGCTTTTCAAATATCATAAGCGAACTTTTACCTTTCAAATATCCCATTATTTCAGAGACACTATACTTTGGCGGTATTCTTACAAGCATATGCACATGATCTTTGCAACACTCTGCTTCTATTATTTCAATTCCTTTTCTTTTACATAGTGTGCTTAGTATTTGAGCAACATCTGCTTTTATCTTTCCGTATATAATCTGTCTTCTATACTTTGGTGCAAAAACCAAATGATACTTGCATTCCCATTTTGTATGAGCTAAACTATTCATATCCATTTTTGGATACCTCCTTTGTTATATTTGTGGTTGGCGAACCCAAATTTATTATAACATAGGAGGTTTTTTACTTGAAGCTAAAGCTAATTGGGGACACATCGGCATAGCCGGTGGTTTATTTTTATTGTGATACAAAAAAGGTTGTTGCAAAAATTTATATATCTTTGCAACAACCCAATCTTTATTCTTTTACTCCACCAAGCGCTACACCAGCAATGATGTACCTTGATAGAAGGAAATAAACTACCATGATAGGCAACACAGTTAACACTAAACCAATATAAACCATACCAAAATCAGATCTGAATTGTTCACTTCGAAGCTGTTGAACAAACATCGGTAAAGTAACCTTAGTTTGTGAGCTTATAATCATCGTAGGCATAAATAAATTATTCCATGAAGCAATAAACGCGAAAATAGCTTGGGTCGCCATTGCTGGTTTTAGTAATGGAATAATAATTCGATTAAAGGTACTAAATTCTCCAGAGCCATCAATACGTGCAGCATCAATAATATCTAATGGAAGTGATGCTTGCATGTACTGACGCATAAAAAATACTGTTGTTGGCGCCGCTAATGCGGGTATAATCAGTGGAATATATGTATCATTAAGTCGTAGCTTAATCATAAATTGATAAAACCCAATAATAGACACTTGAGAGGGAATCATCATGATTGCAAGAATAAAAGACCATGCGAATCTTCTTAATTTAAACTTATAAGCAAACACTCCATAAGCAGTAAGTGCAGAAAAATAAACGGAGAGAATCGTTGATGGCACTGCAATAGTAGCGCTATTAAGCATACTCTTCCATAATGGTGTACCAACTCCAGCTGCCTTTACTATAAGCTTATCAATATTTCTAAAGAATTCTCTACCTGGTAGTAAACTAATTCCTTGTTGAATCGCAGCACTTGCTCTTGTAGAGTTAATTATCATAATATAGAAAGGAAATAAACTTAATAGACTAAGAAAAATGCAAATAACATTACGAAATATTTTTCCTCGTTTAATTCGTCTTGAATAACTAGCATCATTAACAGACATAGCCGTTTTGCTCATTTATTTCCCTCCTTTACGCTTTTTTTATCTTCTTTTGCTTAGGTTCTTTATCACCCATTGTAAAGAAGAAGATTAAACTAATCATTAATGTTACTGCAAATAAAACGAGAGAAGCTGCCGAGGCTTTGCCTATATCACGGCTATTACCTAAGGCTATTTGCTTTATGTACATTGTAATCGTTTCAGACGCATAATCAGGCAATCCATCGCCCGCGTTATTTACATTAAACACCGCTGGTATATCATACATCTGTAAACCACCAATGGAGGAGGTTACTAAAACAAATAATAAAATTGGTTTTAATAATGGAAGCGTTATTCGGCCAAATATTTGAACACTGCTAGCCCCATCCACTCTTGCTGCTTCATATAAGGTAGGACTAATACCAAGAATACCCGCTATTAATAAGATCATCGTATTTCCATACCACATCCAAAAGTTAATAAAACTAATGATTATCCTAGTCCACCATTTGTTTTGCATAAAATAATCCGTTGCATCACGCCCTACATCAATCAACCCTAGAGAACGGAAAATTTGTGTAATCGGTCCTTGTATACTAAATAAAGTATAGAATAGCACTGCGATTGATGCAGCTGTTATGATATTAGGCATATAAATCATAATCTTATAAGCACCGTGAGCTTTTATCTTAATTCTAGTATCTGTAAACCATGCTGCTAATAGTAAAGATAACAATATTTGAGGAATAAAATTAATTAGCCACATAATAATCGTGTTTCCTAATGTATCAAAAGTCATTGTATCAAAAAGCTTTGCCCCTTCGTTCACTACTCCTTTTAAATTAGTATCATAAAGTACACGTTTGAAATTCGTAAGTCCATTGAAGGTCGGTCCTACTGCTTTTAATCCTCTATAATAAAGCTCTTGAGTACTTAACCAAAAGGTATAAATTAATGGCCAGAATGAGAAAAGAAAGTATACAATAAAAAATGGTGCTATAAAATAATATCCGTAGCGACCATATTCTACCGTTTTATGTTTTTTCTTATTTTGTTTCGCCATATTTGCACCAACTCCTTTTAAAATATTGGACAATCTAATGCATGCTACTATATTGAATTATTGATATAATTACATGTTACTCATTGAACACTTTATAAAACCCAAATCCACCAAAGAACCTCTAGGCTCTATAAAATGTTCAGAATGTGGATTTGTTCAAATTTATTTATAGGGGGAATGCTGCAAACTCATATTTCATTTGCAACATACCCCTTATAACTATTCGATTATTTTATTTATAAGTTATTTTGACAAATAAGGATAAGCATCAATAACATTTTTCTTAAATTCTTCTAACGCTTCATCTTTAGTTTTATTACCATTTACAAATTCGGTCACCTGATCGTCAAATTTCTGAGTGATATAGAAATCCTCCGCGCTCATTGCTGGTAATTCAATAGCGTCTGCTAACGGTGAGAAATACTCTAAGAAATTTTGTCCAGCAAGAAAATCAAAGTTACCTTCACCAGCTGCTATTAATTCAGCAATTGCTTGCTTATTGTTTACATAATCAAGAGTCTCTACACACATTTCTTTCATCATCTTTGTATCAACGGTAGCTGCTCTCATGATTTTAGCTGCTAAGTCAGTATCCGAGCAACCTTTAGAAGCTGCTAACCAAGTACCACCCCAATAATATTCTTGAGGACCTGCAGTCATAGCCCAATCACCATATGTACCTTCACCAGGAACTGTTCCGCCACTATTCGCCTTTAAAGTCCAATGTAAGAACCAGGTACATCCCATATAAGCAAATGTATTATCGTTTGTTACATTTGCGGCCCAATCTGTAGACCATTGTGAAGTATTGTTAGTTAAGTTATTGTCATATAATGCTTTTGCATAATCCATATAAGAAAGCATTGTATCTTCTACAACAATCGTATCGTTCTCATCATACCATGCATTATGTCTAGATGCTTGATATACACGCTTAACATCATCTACACCAGAGAATAATTTTGTTGCTCCACCAGATTTTTCAAGAATATCCTTACCTGATTGTAACATTGTATCCCAATCACTAAAGTATTTCTGAACTTCTGCTGGATCATCAGTTCCTAAATATTTCTTAGCCAAACTTCTACGATACATCATAGCACCTGGTGTAGCCTGCCATGACAACGCTTTTACCTTGCCATCTGCAGTAGCTGCTTGAACTGTATATGGATACATATTCGCCATATCCGCTTCTGTGAATCCAAGAGTTGCTACGTCTAAGGTATCCTCAGAATTTGTATACTTCAAAAGATAATCTGCTTCAACTGCAAATAAATCTGGATATTGTGGGTTTGTTGGATCAGCTAAAATTGGATCGATTTTTTGTTGATAGAAATTACTTCCACCAGTATCAACATATACTATTCTTGCTGCATCTTCTGGATAATATTTTTCGAAGAATTTAAGAATGTTGTTTTTAACATCTCCATTCCAGCAATATACATAAAACGCGTCATCACGACTAATATCACCCGTTACAACGCTGTCTGGAAGTTCAGGTGTTGGTTCAGCTGTTTCAGTAGGTTCTGTTGTAGGTTCAGTTGTTGGTTCTGCTGTTTCTTTTGTAGGCTCTGCTCCTTTTGTAGCTTCGGTTGTAGGACTTTCATTTTTAGATGTTTCATTTGACTTATCTTTACAAGCAACAAGTGAAACCATCATCACTAACACTAATAAAAGTGCCATTACTTTTTTGGAAATTTTCATTTTTTCTCCTCCTTATAAATTTTTTTGCTACTGGTTTTCTGCCTAATTAAAACACTATCTACTCTTGTTCTAATTTCTTCACAGAACCACCTTTTGCAAGCTGTACCTTTAGGTATATATTCTCTAATGAGGTAGCCATTGGCCTCTCAATTAGATTTATAAGCTGCTTTGCAGCTTCAGCTCCAATCTTATCGGTATCCTGTATAATTGTCGTAAGCTTTGGTTCTAACGCTTGCGAGACAGAGATACCATCATATCCAGCTACTGAAATGTCTTCTGGAATATGCAATCCGTTCCTTCGTATAGTGTTCATTACGCCAAGTGCTGCATAATCATCCGATGCTATAATACAGGTTGGCGGTTCTGGTAAGTCAAGTAAGGCTTGCGTTACCTTCTCCGCTTCTTCTGAGCTACGATAAACCCCTTCAACTACATACTCGTTTGGAATCACAATATTGTATTCACGAAGTACATTATAAAAACTGACCAAACGATTATGTGTTACCGAAGACTTATTCCCATGAATATAAGCTATTTTTCTATGCCCCTGTTCTACTATGTACTTAGTTAGTTGCCTCATCCCTTCAATATTGTCGGACAGAATGGATATTGCATCATTAAAGGTATGATCGACTATAACAACTGGTAAATTACTATTAATAATCTCATGAACCTCAGGGTCACTAAACTCCGCACATATAATACATACTCCATCGAAATTACGATATCTACAATGTTCTAGATAAGTCATCTTGCGATTTCCGATATTATGTTCAATAAACGTAATATCATAACCTCGATTGGCTGCATACTCTCTAAGAGATGCTAAAATATGTGCAAAATATTCATTTCTTAAGCCATGACCTGATAATGTAGAAAATAAAACTCCAATATTATAGGTCTTTTTAAGTTTCAACGCTCTTGCATTAGAATCAGGATAATATCCCATCTCACTTGCCGTCTTTAGTATGATCTGCTTTGTAGCCGCTCCGATATCTTGATAACCATTCAGTGCTTTACTAACTGTTGATACCGATACGCCGCACTTTAATGAAATATCTCTTATCGTCGCCATTCTCACACCACCATAATTTTTACTACAACGTTTTCGTAATTTCATTATAGAGCAGATTAAACAATAAATCAAGTGATATTTTACTTTTTTTATTAATTATTATAATTTTATTCTATATATTGCCATTTAATGTTATTTATATATGCTTTTAATACATATTATTAGTATTCAAAATATGTATTTTTTTATTTCAAATATTATTTTCGCTATGTTTTTCGTTATTAATCCCTTTTTACTAATTATTTTTACGAAAACTTATATCAAAGCAACTCATGTTCTTTAATATCAATAATTTATGAAATGCCAAGAACCCTATTAAATGATGGAATTCTTTCAACAATTATAATTTTTCATAAAATTAATACTTTACATTTTTATCGGTTTCGTTATGTTTCGTAAATCATGTAGCATTCCCATAAAAGTTTTAAAGAATAGATCAAAGCATTTATGCTTTAATTAACTATAACTAGAAAAAGACCGCTATATGAGCCAAACAAAACTCATATAACAGTCTTTCTAATTACATTATATTCAAATTATACTTCAACTAGCTAACGTAGTTATCAAAATATCCCTGTACTAAGATAATAGGTGTACCCTTATCACCAGAACCACTTGTTAAATCACATAAAGAACCAATTAAGTCAGTAAGTCTTCTTGGTGTAGTACCTTGGGATGCCATGTTTCCAACTAAGTTTTCTTTCTTTTCTTTAATACTCTTAGAAATAGCTTCTTTTAAAGCTTCTCCAGATAAATCTTTAAAATCATTATCTGCTAAGTACTTTAATTTTAATTCATTTGGTGTTCCTTCAAGACCAGCAGTATATGCAGGTGATACACATGGATCAGCAAGCTCCCATATCTTACCCTGTGGATCTTTAAAAGCTCCATCGCCATATACCATTACTTCTACATATTTACCAGTTTTCTCAAGAATTTGTTTTTGAACATCTTCAACGAAGTCAAAACATTCTCTTGGGAATAGTTTAACGCTGTCTTCCGTAGACTTATTAGATCCTAAAAGACCATATTTTTCATTATAACCATTTCCATTGATGGAAGAAGTAAGAATGTCATCGAGACCACATACGCGGTTTGCACCGTTTTCTTTTAAGATACGTTTTGTACGTGCTCTTGTATGGATATCACAAGTTAATACATCCTTTGTATAATCTAAAATAACTTTTGGATTATTAGCAAAGATAATTTCTACTTCTGCGCCACATTCTTTGATTAAGTCACCATAATATTGTACGTAATCAACGCCAGTAAATGGATGTTTATTTTCACCGAATAATTCTCTATATTTTTCTAAAGTTAACACATCACTATAAGGATTTACTCCAGCGTTATCTAATTTATCTAGAGAAACAAGTTCATTTCCAACTTCATCACTTGGGTAGCTAAGCATAAGAACAACTTTCTTTGCTCCTTTTGCGATTCCTTTTAAACAAATTGAGAAACGGTTTCTAGATAGAATTGGGAAAATAACACCAATGGTTTCTCCACCTAATTTTTCTTTTACGTCTGTAGCAATATCATCAACAGTAGCATAGTTTCCTTGTGATCTTGCAACAATAGACTCTGTTGCAGCAATGATATCACGATCACGTAATTCAACGCCTTCTTCTCTTGCAGCTAAAACGCTTTCTACTACGATATTAGCTAAATTATCCCCTTCTCTAATGATTGGGCAACGAATACCCATTGATACTGTACCTATTCTTCTTTCCATGTTAAACCTAAGTCCTCTCTTATTTCTTTGGTTAAAATTAACGGTTGCCACTATAATTATATCCATCAATCAATCGACACTTTGTCTGATAAAGCTCATTGGATAAATCCACATATACATCATGAGGGTTAATTAAACGTCTTGTTTCATCCCATAATGTATCTAATTCTTTCTGACAATATTCTCTGATTTCCATAACACTTGGTGACTCATACACACATTTTCCATCTACAAACACTGGTACTAGGATTTCTCTTAAAGTATAAGTATTTGGCTTTAAATATGTTTTTTTCCAAGTAGCCATTGGATCAAAGAGCAATAATGGATTGCCTTCATCAAATTTCTCATCTGCAAAGGCAATCAAGTCAGCACGAATCTTTCCACTTTCTTTATCATAAACACGATAAACCGTCTTATTACCTGGATTGGTAATTTTCCATTGATTCTCACTTAATTTAATCTTCGGAATAAATTCTCCATCTTTTTTAATTGCTGCTAATTTATAAACACCACCAAAAGCTGGACAATCCTTAGAAGTAATTAAGTTGGTACCAACTCCCCAGGAATTAATCTTTGCTCCTTGTGTTTTTAAGGAGTCAATAAGATATTCATCCAAATCACTGGAAGCGCAAATTAATGCATCGGTAAAACCTGCCTCATCTAGCATCTTACGAGCTTTTTTAGATAAATAAGATAAGTCTCCACTATCTAGTCGGATTCCATAACTTTTAGGCATTTTACCAGCATCTCTTAGCTCTTCAAACACTTTAATTGCATTCGGGACACCAGAACGTAAAGTATCATAGGTATCCACTAACAAAGTCGCGTTGTTTGGATAAAGAGAGGCATACGTACGAAATGCTGTAAGTTCATCTTCAAAACTCATAATCCAGCTATGTGCATGGGTTCCAAGTGCTGGAACGTCAAACATTTTCGCTGCTAGCACATTACTTGTTCCAACGCATCCACCAATTACAGCAGCTCTGGCACCATAAGTGCCAGCATCCGGTCCCTGTGCTCTTCTAAGTCCAAATTCCATGACGCCTTCACCATGAGCTGCAAAGCAAACTCTTGATGCTTTCGTAGCGATTAAACTTTGATGATTGATAATATTTAAGATAGCTGTCTCAATAAATTGCGCTTCCATAATAGGAGCCACAACTTTAATAAGCGGTTCCATTGGAAACACTACCGTTCCTTCTGGAACTGCATAGATACTTCCTGTAAAATGAAACCCTGCTAAGTAATCAAGAAAATCTTCATCAAACATACCAAGTTCTCTTAAATACTCAATGTCTTCATATGAGAAATTCAACTCTTTAATATAAGAAATGACTTGTTCAAGACCACAGCAAATCGCATAACCACTACCAGATGGATTATTTCTATAAAACATATCAAATACTACAATATCGTTTATTTTATTTTTAAAATACCCCTGCATCATTGTTATTTCATAAAAATCAGCCAGAAGGGTTAAATTACGTTTGTCCATAATTCACTCCTATGATACCTTTTTTGGCATCTCTAAAAATGTGAGATAATTAATTTCTTCACACCTATGCTCAATACAATCTAGTATGCTTTACCCCAGTATACTAAACTCTTTGCTTTTTTACCACAGCATACGCAAGTATCAGAAATATGTTCCTGGGCAAATGGCATACAACGTGAAGTTGCTCCTGTTTTTTCTTTGATTTCATCTTCACAAGCTCGATCACCACACCACATTGCTTTCACAAATCCTGGTTTATTTTCAACAGTATCAGCAAATTCATCCATTGTTTTAGCTTCATAGGTATGAGCATCACGATGCGCTCTTGCTCTTTCTAAAAGCTCAACTTGCATTTTATCTAGGATTTCTTTTACTTTAACGTCAATTTCATCTAAAGAAACAACTGTCTTTTCTCTTGTATCTCTTCTTACGATAACTGCTTGATTTGCTTCGATATCCTTTGGTCCTAATTCTACACGAACTGGAATTCCTCTCATCTCTTGTTCAGAGAACTTCCAACCAGGACTCTTATCAGAATCATCCACCTTAACTCTAAAGGCACCAAGCTTTTCTTTTAATTCAGCTGCTTTTTCAAGCACGCCTTCCTTCTTTTGCATAATAGGCACAATCATAACCTGAGTAGGTGCAATTCTTGGAGGTAATACTAAACCACTGTTATCACCATGAACCATGATAATAGCTCCGATTAAACGTGTTGTCATACCCCAGGAAGTCTGATGTACATATTGAAGTTTATTTTCTTTATCTGTATATTTGATATCAAATGCTTTTGCAAAACCGTCACCAAAGTTATGGCTAGTACCGGATTGTAATGCTTTACCATCATGCATTAAGGCTTCAATTGTATAAGTAGCCTCTGCTCCTGCAAATTTTTCTTTGTCTGTTTTTCTTCCGCGAACCATAGGAATTGCTAATACTTGTTCACAAAAATCCGCATATAGATTAAGCATTTGAATTGTTCTCTCTTCTGCTTCCTCTGCAGTTGCATGAGCTGTATGACCTTCTTGCCATAAGAATTCTAATGTACGTAAGAATGGTCTTGTTGTCTTTTCCCAACGTACAACGGAACACCATTGATTATAAAGCTTTGGTAAATCACGGTAGGATTCAATTGTTTTTGAATAGAAATCACAGAATAAAGTTTCTGAAGTTGGACGTACACATAATCTTTCTGGTAATTCTTCACCACCACCATGTGTTACCCAAGCAACTTCTGGCGCAAAACCTTCCACATGATCTTTTTCTTTATTCAATAAACTTTCAGGAATAAACATTGGCATATACACATTCTCAACGCCAGTTTCTTTAAATCTAGCATCTAGTTCCTTTTGAATGTTTTCCCAAATTGCATATCCAGCAGGTCTAAAAATTGTACAACCTCTAACTCCTGAATAATCAACTAATTCTGCTTTTCTTACAACATCTGTATACCACTTAGCAAAATCTTCTTCCATAGACGTAATGGACTCAACTAATTTTTTATCGCTTCCCATACTAATCTCCTTTACTTATAGTTTGTTAAACTTGGGACCATTTACTCTCTTTTATACATAAAAATTTACGTTTAGACAATAAAAAAAGTCCCTTAAGAAAGGGACCGAAAAAATCGGCGGTACCACCCTAATTAATTGTACTCATAATAGACTTAAAAATCATTCGCGCTATTACTACTACAATTCTCTTTCTACCGTTAACGCCGGCTTACGCTATACTTTCATACAGAGCTCAAAGGCAGGTTCTATAACACTTCATAAGAATTTCACACCATCGATTCTCTCTCTGAAATGAAGGCTGTTATATACTATCCCTTTTCAACGCATTATTTGTAAATGATTCTATTCCACTCGCCGTTTTTTGTCAAGTAGATTATATATCAAGTGTAGGTCTTAATCACGGTTCGAATAATGATAAGACCAAATGGACCTAAGAAAAAACCTGCAAATCCAAACAACTGAACACCAATATACATTGCCATCATACTATAGATTGGTTTTATCCCAAGTTTGTTTCCTAGAAGTTTTGGCTCTACAATCTCTCTAACAAACTGACAAACTAAATATGCACTCATTAATATTGCTGCATCAAAATAATTTTTCTGAAATAAAAGTACGATACTCCAAGGTACTAAGATCAATCCACTTCCTAAGATAGGAAATGCATCAAATACTCCAACTGCAATTCCAATTAAAATTGCATATGGATTTTTAATTATAAATAGGGCCACTACACATATTACTGCGATGATTGCCATAATAATCACTTGGGTTTTAAGATAAGCCGTACCTGTTGAGGATAGCTTTTTGGTAATCTTATGAATCTGAGAATAAAATGGCGATTTACGAAATCCTTCTTTATAGCTCTCCATATCTTTTATAAATAATAAGATAGATACGATTACAATTATAATCAATGTGAAAAACTCAAAGGCTCCAATGGCTACTTTTAATGTCTGCATTGTCATTTTAGGTAATAAGGTATTTTGTACCATATTTAATAAGGAATCCATACTATTATCAAAAAAACCTCTCATTGTACCACTTGTAAGCCCTAATAATTTATCTCCACCTACGCAAATATACTCTACCTGATTCGAGATATACGCTTCATATACGGGCATATTTTTAAGAAAAAGGACCAGTTGATTAATAAACATACGACCGATATAAAATATGCCAGTTCCGAGCATAATAAGCAATAGAAGCAAACTTATACTCCCACCAATTGCAACAGGAACCTTTAACCGCCTGTGTAAATAACTTACGATCGGTCTTAGTATCCACGCTACAAAATACGCGAATATAAATGGGACAAATAATGGCAAAAGGTATTTAAACCCGAAATATACTGCCACAATTGTCCCAATGGTGATTATTAATTTTTTATTCTTTTTTGTTAAAAATTCTTTCGTTTCCAAACAATCACCTCGCATCAATTATTAAATGGTTAATAAACTGATACTATTGTTTGTAAATGAAATTGTTATATGCTGTATTAATCAATGCAACTTATACCATACGAGCAAAGCATATTAAATACTAAAGATTTTTTATATAGTAAATTTAGTTAATTGTAACACTCACAAAAGGAATTCCTTCCTTTGCCGCCTCTTCCACAATTTCCATTCCTTTTATGACTTTATATTCATTATCTTCCAAGGTTACGATTACTTGTCCATCCAAATAATACTTGTCTTTGTTTATCGTATTATTTACGACATCCATACCAAGACGTTTTGGAGACATTAAAATCTTTGTACTATTATTTGAATCCTTACTTGCACTGGCTTCTTTTATAATAATATCCGCTAAAATTTCAGGTGTACAATATGTGCTATCCAATACTAAATTATAATTTGTAAAATTAAAATAATCCAAATTATATATATCTTTATAACGAACCTTTTCTGTTTCCGCTCTTAATTTCAATTGATTTTTTGCATCTTCAACTGAAGTATATTTTTCAACATTTCCACGATTATCACCGTATACACGCTCTGCTGCAACCATTAAACTTACGGATAAAAAAACTTTAAACGATGGATTTACAAAGTTCCAAGCAAGTCTTGAGTCAAATACAATCGGTTTTTCTGGATTCTCTTTTGAAATTTTCACGGTTGTTTCATCGATCATCGTATCGTATTTACGATCTTTACACATAAGTTGGTTCATCTCTAATACGCTAATCCCCAATTCTTCTGCAAGCTTTCTTTGAACCTTTCCTGTTGAGTAAATTTCATATTGGTACTCCGATT
This portion of the Clostridium sp. Marseille-P299 genome encodes:
- a CDS encoding coenzyme F420-0:L-glutamate ligase, with translation MERRIGTVSMGIRCPIIREGDNLANIVVESVLAAREEGVELRDRDIIAATESIVARSQGNYATVDDIATDVKEKLGGETIGVIFPILSRNRFSICLKGIAKGAKKVVLMLSYPSDEVGNELVSLDKLDNAGVNPYSDVLTLEKYRELFGENKHPFTGVDYVQYYGDLIKECGAEVEIIFANNPKVILDYTKDVLTCDIHTRARTKRILKENGANRVCGLDDILTSSINGNGYNEKYGLLGSNKSTEDSVKLFPRECFDFVEDVQKQILEKTGKYVEVMVYGDGAFKDPQGKIWELADPCVSPAYTAGLEGTPNELKLKYLADNDFKDLSGEALKEAISKSIKEKKENLVGNMASQGTTPRRLTDLIGSLCDLTSGSGDKGTPIILVQGYFDNYVS
- the tnpA gene encoding IS200/IS605 family transposase, which encodes MDMNSLAHTKWECKYHLVFAPKYRRQIIYGKIKADVAQILSTLCKRKGIEIIEAECCKDHVHMLVRIPPKYSVSEIMGYLKGKSSLMIFEKHANLKYKYGNRHFWCRGYYVDTVGKNTKKIQEYIANQLKDDLEADQLILNEYIDPFTGEPVQRSKK
- a CDS encoding LacI family DNA-binding transcriptional regulator, which codes for MATIRDISLKCGVSVSTVSKALNGYQDIGAATKQIILKTASEMGYYPDSNARALKLKKTYNIGVLFSTLSGHGLRNEYFAHILASLREYAANRGYDITFIEHNIGNRKMTYLEHCRYRNFDGVCIICAEFSDPEVHEIINSNLPVVIVDHTFNDAISILSDNIEGMRQLTKYIVEQGHRKIAYIHGNKSSVTHNRLVSFYNVLREYNIVIPNEYVVEGVYRSSEEAEKVTQALLDLPEPPTCIIASDDYAALGVMNTIRRNGLHIPEDISVAGYDGISVSQALEPKLTTIIQDTDKIGAEAAKQLINLIERPMATSLENIYLKVQLAKGGSVKKLEQE
- a CDS encoding carbohydrate ABC transporter permease, which gives rise to MSKTAMSVNDASYSRRIKRGKIFRNVICIFLSLLSLFPFYIMIINSTRASAAIQQGISLLPGREFFRNIDKLIVKAAGVGTPLWKSMLNSATIAVPSTILSVYFSALTAYGVFAYKFKLRRFAWSFILAIMMIPSQVSIIGFYQFMIKLRLNDTYIPLIIPALAAPTTVFFMRQYMQASLPLDIIDAARIDGSGEFSTFNRIIIPLLKPAMATQAIFAFIASWNNLFMPTMIISSQTKVTLPMFVQQLRSEQFRSDFGMVYIGLVLTVLPIMVVYFLLSRYIIAGVALGGVKE
- a CDS encoding carbohydrate ABC transporter permease translates to MAKQNKKKHKTVEYGRYGYYFIAPFFIVYFLFSFWPLIYTFWLSTQELYYRGLKAVGPTFNGLTNFKRVLYDTNLKGVVNEGAKLFDTMTFDTLGNTIIMWLINFIPQILLSLLLAAWFTDTRIKIKAHGAYKIMIYMPNIITAASIAVLFYTLFSIQGPITQIFRSLGLIDVGRDATDYFMQNKWWTRIIISFINFWMWYGNTMILLIAGILGISPTLYEAARVDGASSVQIFGRITLPLLKPILLFVLVTSSIGGLQMYDIPAVFNVNNAGDGLPDYASETITMYIKQIALGNSRDIGKASAASLVLFAVTLMISLIFFFTMGDKEPKQKKIKKA
- a CDS encoding MarR family winged helix-turn-helix transcriptional regulator codes for the protein MQSDLNDLKYIMNRLRTLTCQIKLFKNITFGEYTMLCAIGKMIEGNQESRLTPTKLNDFFGTKKPATSRMLTVLEKKGYITRKVDTNDHRIAYLMLTDIGQVVLRDETEPYRELTKRIAERMGKEELADMISTMTKFSRILEEELGTLSN